TGTTTACATTGTGTTGTGAAGGAGATTTATCCGTTTGGTAGGCAACTTAGTTTGGTTCTACGGTTCTCACAATAAATCAGAAGTTTGGTGTTCCAAATATCAATAATAAATCCACTATCAATTGGTGTTGGATCACCTGTAAAACTGAAATATGTGTAGCCCACAGCTTTTTTCTAATTCCACTCAGTGTTTAAATGAATAACAAAACTTGTTGTGGAAAATATGGTTTATATGAATGCATTTAAGTGGAATGCTCAAGGTTTCAGTTGTCCAAATACTGTGATCTGCCTTCGAAggaagcaaataaaaaaattaattatttcccGGCAGGCTTTCTTCAGCTTTCTTCATAGCACTTGCCATTCTGCACTAACTATATAGGTAACACAGGATttgtgttttccatttttttttcttttctgtttctttCCATCTTTCTTAACCCAAAATCCACCTTTAACCCACTGTGCCACCTTTCGCTCGTTCTAATTATGCCGCGACTCTTTTCCTACAGCTTCTTCTAAAAGGTTCATGCTGTTTTCGTTGGcttttttgtagttcattGTCATGATAATTAAGGCCACCGGTTATAGATTTAGTTCAATAGCCATGTGTACacttaaatttctttaaaaaaaaaggtttttgatCGCGAGATTGTTCTATTCTTGTATCTTGtgtcaaaattaaaatgttgaaTGTTATAAAAAGCCTGAGCTTTATAATTTCTGTGAATATTAATACTTCTATTAGCCCACGCGTGCgagatttatatattttcctctGTATGGAAAAATACAATTAAGATTGACAATAAATCCAGGTgcttgtgtgtgagtgagccTGTAAGCTACCAATGGTTTTCTGCACAGGCTACGGAGTAGATGGCGAACGGAGTTGCACTGCAATTATCTTTGAATTTGCCCAAGGAACTGATAGATCGGCGGCGGCCGTTTTCTTGGCCATTGTTGTGGAATGTGGATTCTAACTTGTCCATTTAGGTTCACAACAGTACCAATACACCTGATCTTGGCTACACACATGCATGCCGTGCACGGCTGAACACACACCTACACATGTGCATTtcttgtgctgctgctgcttttacAGAGGAAAAACGGATTTTCTAGGCtggcgtatgtgtgtgtgtgtgttcgttcATATGGggaaaattattcaaatgccGAGCGCTACTTAAATCAATTACGACCGCGAGTTCATCATTATTTAAATCATGATTAAACAGTCAGTCGCGCACTAACGGTACTTTGCACAGTGTCGCCCTCTGCTTCTCCTGttattgtgtgttttttttttatgtcttGCCATATTTTTCATGACTCTTTTACTACCACTTCTCACTAAAATCCACTCAACAACAGTCGACTGCGATTGTGTTTTGCTTGGTGAGAAATAAACGAAAAGAAGTTGCGAGTGCGAAAACGCAAAGCTCGCATTCGAATCACAGCTTGGGATCGCACTGAAAATCGTAAACACGTTCGCAGCAGAGCCCCTCTTCTACTTGGCCAAAACTACAAAGCAGCTAAAACAGCTAAATTGGAGCTAAAACAACGACGACAACGCGTGCGAAGCGCCTTAATTAAAGACGAGCATCGCCTGGGATCCCGATCTCTGAATTGACCCGCAGTGAAAGTCTGGTCGCACACACGATATACACTATGGTGTATGGTTTTTGCCCCCGGCCGATTTCTTAGGGCGCCAAGTGGGAGAAATGCGCCTCACTGGGAACCGgaatggcaaacaaatcgCACCTGTTGCTCGTCGCGATCGAAATTTGAATGTCAAGCCTGGCTTACGAGCAGAGTGACCGTAGCGAGAGAAATGCCGTTTGCCGCTGGGTAGATGGTCACACGGGTGTAAACGTAAACGGGCTTACTTTTTTTTGAACTGCATGTCAACTTAATAGcagaatttgaatttattcgTCTTGTAAAAACTTTAATAATACATCTTTTTATTTGACTTGAGAATTGgttcataaaaaaaatataaaagtaataaaatgttaaattatgAATTACTTTCAAATTAGTATatagcatttatttattgaagtAAAATCAACTGCACATACTCATGGACATGCGcttgatttatatttatatttttttgggtacctattaaattgaaattttgaatttgttgcGGCTCTTACCACTTCTAACGTCGCTTTGCAGCACTGCTTCGCTGTGACTAGCATTCGCCGAAGAAGAAGCACCGTGTAATCAGCTGTTTGCCAAACGAAACGACAAGACGCGCATTTGTTTGACTTTCGACGGCTGCCTTTTAAAAAGCGCAAATTGAGATGTGTTCCCGCAAGATTATCCCACCAGTCTTATAGGGGCCGATTTGGGCTATAATGTCATAGTTATAGCTTACAACCCACTTGGCTGGCAGCACGCGCGTGCGCGGCAATCGCGGTCTATCGGGCGtcaggacgaaggacgagtTCTAGAGAAATGATTGCTATCGCGAATTGGAGACGCGGCAGGAACTCGACTTTTAGTGCTCAGTGCTCAGCGGAATTTGGTGCCATTTCAACGTGTTCTCGGGCGACCAATCCCCAAAATTGGTATTTATTGTTGCAAATCGCTCGCCACCAtccgtgtgcgtgtgtgtgtatgcgttaagtcgcgtgtgtgtgagtttgtgCGGCGAGGGGCGGCGAAAAGGTAGTGGAAACCTTATAACGTAGAAAGTTAAAAAAGTGCCAAGTTAGTGAAAAAGTAAATTCCGACATTGGGGTCTTTTCGCAGTCTGTATGGTGGTGGCTCGTCCTCGGTTTCCTCCTGACCCTCTTCCATCCACGTCTTCCCGTCCTTTCcaaggcaaagaaaaaaacacagtGTGCGCCCGATAAGGGGAACATTCAACCAGAGCTTTCACTATTGGAAAATACGTGTCTTTAGAATCGTGGACTCATAAAGTAATTTgattcatttttttaatattatctttgataaaatttgcaaaagttAAACGATAAACTCTTTAACTGGATTTGTAAAATTCCTAAATATTCCCAATGCATGCATGTCCACTATTGCGAGCGCGCACTGTTCATTTGCGAATGTGTGAGCCATGAATATGTGAAAAACAAAGACGGCAATGGCTGcgaataaaaatcaatattgATAGTAATTTCTCGGATGCTCCTCTCCTCGAGACCTTCCCGCAGGAAGCGCAGTCAGGTGGTCATTGTTCGCTCCATCACCCCCGTtgcccattttcccattttcctattttcgcattttcctattttccgCACTATCCGCCCGCTTTGCCGCCCCCCTTTGGTGTGACTCATGCAGCGCACAAACTCAGAATTCCATCAGCGACTCCCTTCCGCCTGGGAATGTGGAAACGCGGTCTCCCATTAAATATTGATTCGATCCTGGACTGCAGCACGCTACAGGAAAACATATACGAAAACCGATTAAAGAGCAATTTGCAAAGCggccaataaaatgcaaagtaaataaatggccCACAACTCAATTAACAGTTTATCGTTCGGCGAAAGTACACACGAATAATTCAcactcaaattcaaattgaaatcaaagTCAACATTGAAACAGTGAAGATGAAAACGCGCCTCGTTTCGCTAACTTTCCGCGGCAGTGCATCCGTGGATCCACGCTACTCCGCTTCCATGTTGCCCTGGACCATCAACGATATAAGGTCCACGGAGAGCTACACGAAGGTAAATACCACGtatgatttatgatttatggGTAAATAAATACCTCTGGTCTAACTCGCTTCCACTTACTTTGGTTTACAAACTAATTGGACTAATTGTTTCAGAGAGagccaaaacaatttgaaGCTCTGATTTATGATAACAATTAATTGTTTGCTAAGACAAATTAAAGTTAACTAGATACTGAGGCACAGTAATTTAACTTTAAAGACTATAGGATATTTTCACACTTCCAATAAACACACTgtatatcaatatcaatataatCAATTTCATAGAGGCACTATCCCTTCAAAGATATTGagtttgatttaatttaagtCGCCACCCACAAAAACTTTTCTCGTTAATCCAATCAAACACTGAGTGCTGTGCACAGAGTGCACATGAAAGCCAGCCTTTGGCGAAAACAATTAAAGGCAATTTGCCATTATTACGGCTGGGCAAATCAATTATGTTTCAAGTGAGATGCTGGCAAAATAGCGAACCGAATTTACCTAATAAGTTTGTGCTCCATAAAGGATAATTATGGCAATTAGTCACCCATTGGCAGCCGATCATCGTGTGCTTCGGCCCTATAAATAGCACCCAGATAACCGATGACGAACCCAAAGTAATGAAACAACTGAAGGCCCAAAGCCAAATTGTGGCACGCCCACGTCAGCAGGTGTAACCCAAAcagattaagcatacgccgcgttgaaCACGTGCGACAACAAGGCGCGTGCCCCCCTCCACCCCCTCTCAGCCCCTTGCTCGACCGCTGGGTTAATATTATTAGAAGcaggaaaattaattttagcAAAGCCCGCAATTAGCCAGTCATCGGAGACCACGTTCCATCCTTGGAAAGGAGCATCAAAAGGTGAAGCCCaatacttacatacatatgtgggtAGAGGATAAACTTAACTTAAATATACAACACAgaataataatttgaataaattgtaaattactCTTTATTTAATGTGGACACAGATCTATTTTCTCAAACTTTTGAGTCTAGTTAACATGTTTTCCTGCATTGTATTGCACTTTTTTGCGAAACCTAAGCAAACAACTTTTGGCACAAGGACACCTTATTTACCCATTTCGGTTTTCCTTGCGTGTGACTCCTCTTCATGTTCTTCTGCACTCCACACAACTCCTACTCCTACTCCTACTCGCATTAAAACGAAGCCCTTCTACGTGCTGTGACCATGCCCCAAGGATCTGTGGTGGACTCACACCTGAATCCTGCGATTGTTGTTGATGCTCACTGAATGTGCCTGGCCTCAAGGAGCTTTCCCAATCACTTCGACAGGGAACAACTCGGCTTGAATTTGTCCTGGGGGATTCGCATACTTATAAGTATAACTTTGGCTAAGCTTGGGTACTGTGAAGTTATATCCTTGAAGAACTCCTTGGAGTACTCAAGTACCTAAGTAAATCTGCGGTACCCAGGAACTCTCAGTAATCCTCTTGAGTTACTGATCAGAGAAATTTCACTTTTCTATTGAGTAACTTTCTTTCTTTAGTCCCTTTTTGTGGTAGAGATGGTAATCAAAAATTTGCAGGGATAACttataataatttgaattAGTTATTTTGAACTTAGCTAGTTCTGCATTACCGCAGTATGCTCAGTATTCTCttattttaacatttactTGTTTTTTGCATTAAGTTGACACAAAACCAACACGCACCCtgtgcgaaagagacggcataaatgaaatgtttgcctCCTCTTTCCCACTCTCCTATTCGGCGTGGTGCGGCGGCTTATTGCTTTATTATGTTAAATAGCGCATGAAAATTATAACAGGCTTCTTGGATGAATAGATGGCCTACCCACAGGCGTGGAAAACAGAAAGAAAATGCGTCACGCagcttttacatttttgtcaGCCGCGAATTTTTCTTGCAATTCGTTTAAAAAGTGTTGAatataaaactatttataataataattaattccTGATGCGAGAAAAATAGTTGTTTTGGTTCcctatatataaattaaattggttGTATCTGTAAGTatttactattactattaaGGACTCTTAAAGCCATGCAAAAGGGCTTTGAAATTTTGGTCTGAAGCTTGTAACGCAatgaaagaaatatattttagccTATAGGGTAAATTTATCTatttgaaacttattcaaTTGCCTGAACTATTTTCCCGCAAATAAGGAATGCGACATTAGTAGGCCGCAAAGTCATAGCTGCTTAGCTATTCTCCTGGCAACATGTCTTAAGATATTAGAATATCTGTACATGTTTTGCATATCATCTTTGTTTTTCATTACATATTCTCAGACTTGCAATGGAATTGtttaaaattgtttcaaattttattcAGAAATGAATCCAAACTTTGTGCTAGCAACAAggtttttaaaacaaagaaagttgatttaatttatacaaaaaaatgattaaatttttCACTGTCCTGAGTGTATTGGCCCACATCGAGGCTCTAACGTATGTATTTACTGTGAATGGGGGACTTCTAATCCACTAACAATGGCGGGGATGCTATGCTCGCTTCTTTCCCCTTCGATACTTTTGGTTAACACGAATGAGGTCTGACAAGAGTTTCAGGTAGTGGGCCTCCCTATTGCCCCCCACTTTTCATCCCCTTTGTGATGTGGGCGCGTGGTAGTGGCCCATTGACGTCACAACGCCAGGGAGTTGAGTTAAGCGATGGGGCTGGGAGAGGAAAAATCAATACGCCgcttgtttcattttcatttccattttcattttcccaaCTCGTCGCTGCTGCGCgttggttgctgctgctgctgctgctgctgctgccgcttcaATTGTTGCTACTCTAGCTGTTTTGCCGCCTCCTGCTCGGGAAGTCACTCAAGTCGCGTTGGTAATCCGCTTTTGGTCGAGTCACTTGAGTCGTGTCACTCCCACTTCGCCCACAGAGTCCTCCGGTCCTTCTCTGCAGTGGCATAAATGCCTTCGCACTTCAACGTCGCCACCCCGCTGTCCACGAGCTTTTCCGTGGCttacgcggcgtatgcgttatATTCCTGGCGTATACACCCTTAGATTGTGCCACATTTAGTAGAACGCCACTGCATTCCGGTTGGCTGCTGTTTTGCATTTGATGAAAGTCGGTAACGTGGCCTGCTGATCCCTGGACCCGTGTATGCCATCTGAGGTCTCTTGACGTCGTTGTCATTCTGCCAAACTGCACATTGTAGATAGCTGATGTCGTTCCCGAACATTCGTGAAGATGACACACATAATATTCGCATTACAGGGCGCCAtagtagctggaatatatGCTCATATCGGTATGGCAATATgcctttaaatatttgccatccATATGTGGACTATTGGATAAATGCATGTTTATTCATTACATGTTTTAGTTTTACATGCCAATGAGCAATTGACTTTGATAGAGCATTTGAATTTAGACACTTAGATATAACACGATTCACAAAACCCTAATTTTAAAACGCGCTCTTGCTGCAGCCCGGACAATCATCCAACCAAGTGGGCAGATGGACACTCACGCCGCTGAGTGAAGAGCATTCGCTGCCCTGGGAAAGTCCACTATTAGAAAGGCCGTCGCTAAAGGGCTCCTCCACTCTGGGTTTCTTCCTGGCAACGAATACGTTGTTTTCCGACCTGGAAATGGAGGGAGTGCCGCTTCTAGATGTCACATCTTGTTCCTGATCCTGGTCGTCCTGATCCTCCGCCAGCTGGCGGCGTAGCGGTGACTTCACTCCCATACGAGCGTTGCCTAGATGCAGGCCAGATTTCTCCTCCTCAAAGGACATCAGTTCCCCGAACCGCAGGGCATTCAGGTTGTCAACGTCCAGGAGGATTTCCTCCATGTACATGAACATCAGACTGCGATGGATCTTCGACCACGAGGACAGGGCGGCCAGACTCCACAGTTGGCTGGAGTGGCGGGCAAAGGTGCCGATGTTGGTGGCCGCCATGTGACCCACGCAATTGATCAGCATATACGCCTTCCTGTACTCGGCAATGGTGTCCTCGTTCAGCATTTTCTGTGGGGAGAAAGGCGCCTCGTAGCACAACTGTGCGAATCCCAGAATGAATGGCACAAACTGGAATTTATCCAGCGAGTATCCGCCATGCCAGTTGGACGAGTTCACCGAATAGGTCACCTGAAGACGGCGCACGAACTGCAGATAGCGATCGAAGAGAACCAGAGCCGAGGCTGCCAGGTCTTCCTCCTGATTGAGGATCTCCGCCTTGAAAAGGGCGCACACGAAGAACAGGAAGCTCAGCTCGTGCCCGGTTCCGTACTCGATTTTTGTTGAGCTGCCAAAGGAGCCCGATAGATACACTCCAAGCTCGTTCACGTGCCTGCACTTGCCGCTAGGCACCGCCTTCTCCACCAGCTGGTATATGTCCCTTAGCATGCTGTGCGCCCAGCGTCTGTAGCCCTTGTTTCCTGGATCCAAGGTAGCACCTGGAACGACAGGCGCCGGAGGATTGGCCACAATCATGGCGTCCAACTTGTCGAATATGGCCGTCAGTCGCCTGATGTTCTGGCTAATCGGAAACCAGTCCGTGTTCCGGATACCCTGTATCTCGGTGCTCACATTGTTCAAGTATGTGATCAGTGTGAAGTACGCACTTGAGGCTAGCCAGGCTTCCATGTCCGAGGTGGACTGCACCCGGCACACAGGTCCCAAGTTGCTTCTCCGAAAGAAGGCGGCCACCCGCTTGGGATTCACTTCACTCTGCTGCTCCATCTCCTCGAGTATCTACAGTCTTTATTTGTATCGATGTGTGTTGTCATGTGCTTATTTCAATAGCCATCCAAAACTAAAACCTATGTCAAAAAGGTTAAGTGGAATATTCACCTTAATTGTTAAACTCCTTGATCACTATGTTAGGTAccgtttttattatttattttaacaacaACCAGTTACGATAAATAACAAGTTATGGATAGAGTTGTTCCCCTTTTATAAGTCGACCCTCCTTCGTACTTAATAGAGAAGTTCTTCGGTTGACCCCGTGGTGAATAATAATACGGTGGGCCGTATATCAAAGCTAGAGATTCGTTATTTGTACTTCAGAAGTAACAATAACAGGAACAAAAGTTACTGCAGTTAATGCTAATTACAATGCTAAGCTGCGCCAACGTTAACAACTACAACACCGACATGAAGCAGTGCAATGAACAATTGTAGACAATTTATTAGGCAACAAACTGCAGCTGGGGGCACGAAAATGTACTAGAAAACAGTTAAAACGTATAAATCAAGGGGTAAAAACACGCGACGTCTGCTTCTGGCAGCGATTGTAATGACAACAACAAACTACCATCATCATGGGGCAAATACAACGACAACGTTCAAAggcaacacatttttcaaaactgtgggtgtggcagttttggcgGCTTTTAGGCGTTTTGGGCGAGGAAACACTTTCTGGCTttaatagttcctgagatcaaggcgttcatacggacggacaacggacagacggacatggccagttcGACAAATGATCTACTTATCATGTTATTGATTATGATCGggaatatatacactttatatggtcggaagagcttccttctgcctgttacaaatttttcaaagaatgCAGTATAACTTTTTACTCCACGAGAAACAGGTATACAATAGTTCACCAACAATTGGTCCACCCTAGCATGAGCGCTTGACTTCATAAACTACGAAACTTGATTCCAATTAGGAATCGCGGAGAAAGGAGAAGAGAGTAGCCAAAGAATAACCAAAAGAGGTCAAGCAGTCAATTGTTATAGCAAGTGAAgagattacgtatacgcagtgtgcCACATAACAATTTGCCTGTGGGGTTTTGGAAAACAATTAGACATGAAGAATAGACAACGTCATTATAATgaacaactaaaaaaaagttgtaaGCACAAACAATGCTTCGCTTTTTGAAAAGGGTAAGGAGAATAGTGGACCAATGTCTTAGGATTTCTATTATGTTGTAAATTATACCACCTAATTATCAGAAAACTGGAATCTGAAAGATATTTTCCAAGGCAGCACGGGGAATAAAGtgtaaaaaatgttgtaaggtttaaatatttttaaattgcaatttactTGACAATAAAGCCTTTGCAAAGCACTTAATTCCGTACTCCATAAACGACGAATGGCATTGCCTGTGATAGACAGCATGAATCCTTCGTCAAGtgtcaaattaaaaaaattaattaaatttaaaatgtcaaGCCCGGTGGATGACTAGGCGATACTCGAAAAGTAAAAGGGCATACCAGATTCTTATTTAAgaggtagaaggaagcgtttctgaccctttaaagtatatatgtatttatattattgatCATGATCACTAAACGAATCGATCTGGCcgtgtctgtctgtccgtatgaaaacctcgatctcaggaactataaaagctagaaagttgagctCAAAAAAAGCTGGGTTCAGTAAAATCGATTTGTTGAAATTTGAAAGCGGAAACCGTTTGCCTACCAATTAGTTTTAAAGATATAAAAGATGCAGatgaattttgttttcaaatattgAACACTCAAACCCCaggaaaatgttaaaaagtcttattaaaaaaaaatcaataaaatgtttttctgACCCTATAATGACGCCCTAGTTTCTGAAGCCTTAAGTTCAACGTATCCTGTTTTGTGATTTCCACACATGGATACAAAGTTTTCCATTCTTTTtcagttggccaagttaacGCCCATCTCATGAGCACGCCCACACACTCTCAAACCTGGGAAAAACTTTgctttgattttaatttaatttgcaaaggaaaagttttcattttgttgtagcTATCGAGCGATAAAGTACGCCTTCATTTGTTTACCCTCTCGGAAGGTTGATTGCTTCTACTTTTTGTGATGCGAATTAAAAATCTCTGGGCTATCATTAACATAACTGCTTGGTAAAAGTTCAGtttgaattaattatatttagaaaatcACGCCTGTAACTgacgtgtgtgtgtttcatatttcaatttttcctATTTGCAAAGCCTTTGACAACAGCAAACTCTGGTGGTGAAACAAGAAATGCCGTCCCAAAGGGACCTAAAACCACAACGACCTGCTTTCTGCCAACTACTGATATAACTACACCAAGGCAGCTACAACAACGACACACCCAATAGTGGGGACTACACCCAATTTCCGACTCCTCCTCAGCTCACTCCCTCCAGAAAAACCATTCGGCCCATAGTGTCGACACTCCCTAGTTACCGGGCTTTGGTTGTTAGTTGTTGGCATAAAAAAGGGCCAAGAACAGAGGggaaaaagcgaaaagaagGCAAATGAGCTGGAGGCGGAAGTGCGCGGGGCCGGAAATGGAGCAGCCGCCATGTTGGCAGGCATGTCATGTTGTCGTTGTCCTCGTTGTCCTCGTTGTCACCAATGCGCGTTTCCTTCTTTCTCTGACGCTCTCATTGCGGGGCAACCCTTTCTCCTTGTGCATGCAAGTATGTAAACTGATTAAAAGGGAATTTAATATTGTTAGTGTGCTTCGCGTAGTGGAAACATTCTAGCAAATTATGAACAACGCGCAGTTATCACCATTGTGTTTTGCCCGTTGCTCTTGCTTATTTTACCACACAATCGGGATTTCTTTTGCTTTAAATATcacaatattattaatattaaactaATACAtataatttgaattaaatcCTCCCTTGCAGCTGTCGGTGGGCATCGAGCATGGCATCCTGGAGTCGTACAACTCGGACTTTGAGCTGCAGTTCAGCCATCCCCTGAAGCATATCGTCGGCATGTGCCGCATTATCCATAAGCCACAGGCGAAGAGCATCGGCAACGGCTTCCTGCAACTGAAGTCGAGTGCTGGACAGGCGTCGGCCTCCTCAGCAGTCGCATCCTCGATGGCCGGCGGAGGCGGCAGCTCGCTGAATGGCAACGGACTGCGCCACACACTGACCGCATCCACGTCGTATGGCTCGCTCTCCTCCAGTGCGGCGTGTGCTTatcagctgcagttgcagcagtcGGCGGAGGCATCCGCGGAGCAGCCGCAGAACTTTATGGAGTTCCAAGGACCCATCACCGGACTGGTCTACTTGCTAAAGGATCCCAAGGACCCGCTGCTGCACATCTATTTGTTCGAGTGCGAGGCCGTCGAGGAGGTAAGTTGGTGGCCCCGATCCCAAGTTCCGATCCCAAATTCCAGATCCCAAATTCCGGGTCCCGGCCCAGCAGACGGATGGAAAAAGTTGTCGACAGTTTTAGTCGACATGGTTTCACTTGTCTGTCCTCCGGCATTTGCTTCTCTCACAATCCCACAATCCCTGCTATTTTGAGGGGAAAGTGAACTGAACCGAGCATCACAGATTTGTGTGCGGACAGTTTGTGGCCTTTTGAAACGCTCTCGTATGGAAATGCTTAGAAAACTTGCAACACAATAGTTTCCATATAAAAACTGCTTGCATAATATGGCACAAAACGTGCAGGAAAAGCCCCAAAAGGATTTTGCGGTTTTAGCAGCGACCATAATAAATTTTGATGCCTATGGAGCGACTGTCTTGGGTTGCACAAATGTGACATAATTCTAATTGCTTTTTCAGGTTAGGCTGGTTAAAAGGGACTTAACCAAAATTGTGGCTTAGTGAAAGTGGTTTAACTGGacttaatttcaataaaatgtatatacatatttatttaaaaccgTTGCTCGTAGATTAAAAGGGTGTACTAGATTTCTGGAGTCCGGGAACTCGAttatagcattctctcttgtttcttttttaaacATTCAAGTATATCCTACTTAGAACATCTTTTCCGATTCCTCAGTACTTACTACAATAACCAATGATACTGATACCCTCAAATCTGCATCTAAAATTCACCCAAATCTGGCTTCATTTACAACGCAAAAATAGACCGATCCGACCTCGTCTCCTCAATCAAGTGTTATACCCTGATGTTTGAGCCCAGCACGCCATGAATTGAGTTCCGTTTGCATTTCTAATTAAAGCATTTTGGCCAGTGGGGTGCAATCAAAAAGCTGCTCTTCGCCGAGGAACATTACATTAAATTAGGACTTCGCATGACCTTCTGCCAAATACACGCAAAAGGTTAATTTCCAACCGACGGGCCAAGAAAAAATCCCCTTCTACGctatttcaaatgaaaatggggtgaaaaattaaattccagTTTTTGGCAGAAAAGCTGGTGCTGAAGTCACAGCGAACTTTATTTGGTGCTCCTAAAGTTCAATTATTGCCAGTAATTTTTAAAGCTCATCGTGAGGTGGGCAGCTCTCAATTGTTCTTGCTTTTTGGTTGTAAATCTCTACATTGAGCGTTTCCACTTAATTTCATCGTAATCGGTAGAGAGTTTTTCGCGAGAGCTGTTGTTGGTTTATTGCATGTCAAAAGCATTTTAAGCCCTGCGTTTCGGCCTTGTTGTTGACTTGGCTTGATTGTTGATAGTGGGTTTCGACAGTGTGAGCTCGAAATTTTTATTGAGACTCAGTATCCAGCTGGTTTCAATCACAATATCTGGATCACAAATTCCGATGGCATGTTAAAGCACAATGCAGGTCACCATAAGCAAAGTATTTATGTGTTTTGTGGAAATGCTTGTTGTGGCATAAAAGGATTTTAAAGTACCCACCGAAGTTTTCACATGCTCGCTCTTTGAAAACCAATTATTTCAATTCGCTTATATTCTGTTTCTGTTAATGCATTTTACACTTTCATGCGCCCCAATAGATTTTACTCCTTCTCTTATAATGTATGcgtaaaattgttttctttgaACATGAACTAATTTATTTAGGATACAAATGCTTTATCAAACAATATAtgttttcaatattaaaagtttttttacacttattttaaattaattacttgtaaaattatatattcctgaataaaataataattatgtCTTCAAAAATGTCATTAAATAGCACGACTCTATTTCAACTACAATTACAATTAGGCTCATAAATCTTCTATCTAACGAAGTTCTGTTAATCAAACCCTATTTATAGtgcaattgttgtttttaaacactccttttaa
This genomic stretch from Drosophila yakuba strain Tai18E2 chromosome 3R, Prin_Dyak_Tai18E2_2.1, whole genome shotgun sequence harbors:
- the LOC6537518 gene encoding serine/threonine-protein phosphatase 2A activator; this translates as MEQQSEVNPKRVAAFFRRSNLGPVCRVQSTSDMEAWLASSAYFTLITYLNNVSTEIQGIRNTDWFPISQNIRRLTAIFDKLDAMIVANPPAPVVPGATLDPGNKGYRRWAHSMLRDIYQLVEKAVPSGKCRHVNELGVYLSGSFGSSTKIEYGTGHELSFLFFVCALFKAEILNQEEDLAASALVLFDRYLQFVRRLQVTYSVNSSNWHGGYSLDKFQFVPFILGFAQLCYEAPFSPQKMLNEDTIAEYRKAYMLINCVGHMAATNIGTFARHSSQLWSLAALSSWSKIHRSLMFMYMEEILLDVDNLNALRFGELMSFEEEKSGLHLGNARMGVKSPLRRQLAEDQDDQDQEQDVTSRSGTPSISRSENNVFVARKKPRVEEPFSDGLSNSGLSQGSECSSLSGVSVHLPTWLDDCPGCSKSAF